From Microcebus murinus isolate Inina chromosome 13, M.murinus_Inina_mat1.0, whole genome shotgun sequence, the proteins below share one genomic window:
- the LOC105882171 gene encoding succinate dehydrogenase cytochrome b560 subunit, mitochondrial — protein sequence MAALLLRHVGHHCLRAHLSPHLCIRNAVYLGTTAKEEMEQFWNKNTSSNRPLSPHISIYGWSLPMAMSICHRGTGIAASAGVYLFGLSALLLPGNFESYFKFVKSLSLGPALIHTAKFALVFPLMYHSWNGIRHLMWDLGKGLKIAQLYQSGVVVLVLTVLSSVGLAAM from the coding sequence ATGGCTGCGCTCTTGCTGAGACATGTTGGCCATCATTGTCTCCGAGCTCACCTTAGTCCTCATCTGTGTATCCGAAATGCTGTTTACCTGGGGACCACAGCCAAAGAAGAGATGGAGCAGTTCTGGAATAAGAACACAAGTTCAAACCGTCCTTTATCTCCCCATATCTCTATCTATGGTTGGTCTCTTCCCATGGCAATGTCCATTTGTCATCGTGGCACTGGTATTGCTGCAAGTGCAGGTGTCTATCTTTTTGGCTTGTCGGCCCTGTTGCTGCCTGGGAACTTTGAGTCTTATTTCAAATTTGTGAAGTCCCTATCTCTGGGGCCAGCACTGATCCACACAGCTAAGTTTGCGCTTGTCTTCCCTCTAATGTATCACAGCTGGAATGGGATTCGACACTTGATGTGGGACCTAGGAAAAGGCCTGAAGATTGCCCAGCTATACCAATCTGGAGTGGTTGTCTTGGTTCTTACTGTGCTGTCCTCTGTAGGGCTGGCAGCCATGTGA